In Mycobacterium sp. JS623, one genomic interval encodes:
- a CDS encoding SLC13 family permease, translating to MAIVALGVFIVAYTLIATERIHKVKVALGGAAVVLALGIVDSQDVFYSHETGIDWDVIFLLLGTMVIVGVLRQTGGFEYAAIWAAKRAGGSPLRVMILLVLITATASAVLPNVTIVLLMAPVTLLVCDRLDINPIPFLIAEVLASNIGGVSTLIGDPPNIIIGSRAHLSFNDFLIHLAPVAIIAMVAFVAALPFLFRGTFGVHADRVAEVMSLNEREAIRDVRLLAKSGVVLAGVITALVASSAIHVEPSIVALIGAGVLVIISGLESVHYLASVEWETLLFFAGLFILVGSLVKTGVIANLARLAGDVTGGDPLLATMLILVVSAVLSGLIDNIPYVATMTPVVADLATTIPNPGHVQAMWWALAIGAGFGGNMTAVGASANVVMVGIAGREGYPVGFWQFTRKGFVVTVLTVAVSAPYLWLRYFVFG from the coding sequence GTGGCGATCGTCGCACTAGGCGTCTTCATCGTCGCCTACACCTTGATCGCGACCGAGCGCATCCACAAGGTCAAGGTCGCGCTCGGCGGCGCCGCGGTGGTGCTAGCGCTGGGCATCGTCGACTCCCAGGACGTTTTCTACTCCCACGAGACCGGAATCGATTGGGACGTAATCTTTCTGCTGCTGGGCACGATGGTCATCGTCGGCGTGCTCCGACAGACGGGTGGCTTCGAGTACGCCGCGATCTGGGCGGCGAAGCGGGCCGGCGGTTCCCCGCTGAGGGTGATGATTCTTCTCGTCCTCATCACCGCGACGGCCTCGGCGGTGCTGCCCAACGTGACCATCGTGCTGCTGATGGCACCAGTGACGCTGTTGGTGTGCGACCGCCTTGACATCAACCCGATCCCCTTTCTCATTGCCGAAGTGCTCGCGTCCAACATCGGTGGTGTATCGACGCTGATCGGCGATCCCCCGAACATCATCATCGGGAGCCGAGCGCACCTGTCGTTCAACGACTTTCTGATCCATCTTGCGCCCGTGGCGATCATCGCGATGGTGGCATTCGTGGCGGCACTCCCGTTTCTGTTCCGCGGAACGTTTGGTGTGCACGCCGACCGGGTCGCCGAGGTGATGTCACTCAACGAACGTGAGGCGATCCGCGATGTGCGGCTACTGGCCAAGTCGGGTGTCGTGTTGGCTGGAGTGATCACCGCGTTGGTCGCGAGCTCGGCCATCCACGTCGAGCCCTCCATCGTGGCGCTCATCGGTGCCGGTGTGTTGGTGATCATCTCCGGCCTGGAAAGTGTCCACTATCTGGCCAGCGTCGAATGGGAGACACTGTTGTTCTTCGCCGGATTGTTCATCCTCGTGGGCTCGTTGGTGAAGACGGGGGTGATCGCGAATCTGGCCCGGCTGGCGGGCGACGTCACCGGTGGCGACCCGCTGTTGGCGACGATGTTGATACTCGTCGTCTCCGCGGTGCTCTCGGGCCTGATCGACAACATCCCGTACGTCGCCACCATGACCCCGGTGGTCGCCGACCTCGCGACCACCATTCCCAATCCCGGCCACGTGCAGGCCATGTGGTGGGCCCTGGCCATCGGGGCCGGCTTCGGTGGGAACATGACTGCGGTCGGCGCGAGCGCAAACGTAGTAATGGTCGGAATCGCCGGACGCGAGGGGTACCCGGTCGGGTTCTGGCAGTTCACCCGCAAGGGATTTGTGGTGACAGTGCTGACTGTCGCGGTGTCGGCCCCCTATTTGTGGTTGCGCTACTTCGTCTTCGGCTGA
- a CDS encoding CBS domain-containing protein yields MRAEQIAEDFPAVALNSSALEAVRLLATRRLPGLVVTDVNGTPVTILPASQVVRLLVPPYVLDDPSLAGVLSEPMADRVADKLSDKTVESVLPKPPPDMTTVKADDTIVEVAAAMARNRSPLAAVMGGQGLVGVITATHLLEVVLAH; encoded by the coding sequence ATGAGGGCGGAGCAGATCGCCGAGGACTTCCCAGCAGTTGCACTGAATTCCAGTGCGCTCGAGGCGGTCCGACTGTTGGCCACCCGACGGCTGCCCGGGCTGGTCGTCACGGACGTGAACGGGACTCCGGTGACGATCCTGCCTGCTTCGCAAGTCGTCCGCCTGCTCGTGCCGCCGTACGTCCTGGACGATCCTTCGCTCGCGGGAGTGTTGAGCGAGCCGATGGCCGACCGTGTTGCGGACAAGCTGAGCGACAAGACTGTCGAGTCGGTGCTGCCAAAACCGCCGCCCGATATGACGACGGTGAAGGCGGACGACACCATCGTCGAAGTGGCCGCCGCCATGGCGCGCAACCGGTCGCCGCTGGCCGCAGTGATGGGAGGCCAAGGACTCGTCGGTGTCATCACGGCTACCCACCTGCTCGAGGTGGTTCTCGCGCACTGA
- the nhaA gene encoding Na+/H+ antiporter NhaA, with product MPKPLRLLTRGSWSETQRFSEILRRETVGGVLLLIAAGAALVWANSPWAQAYRSVSDFAFGPQTLHLRLSLSQWAADGLLAIFFFVVGLELKREFVAGDLRDPRRAALPIAAAVGGMVVPAAIFIAINVASGHPENLDGWAVPIATDIAFAVAVLAVLSTHLPTALRTFLLTLAVVDDLLAITVIAIFYTDHLALGPLALALIPIGLFGLAVQRGIHRWWALMPLAVVAWALVHTSGVHATVAGVVLGFTVPVLGSLGHPTAELFEHKLRPVSAAFAVPVFAFFAAGVTVGGWSGLGDALLHPVTDGVIAGLVIGKPLGVFVTAFLLAKFTHANLDDDLAWRDVLGVSLLAGIGFTVSLLIGELAFGYGTPTGDDVKIGVLVGSVIAGVLASVVLLSRNAAYRRIHEFETADADHDGVPDIYQARQD from the coding sequence ATGCCCAAGCCCCTCCGTCTGCTGACGCGCGGCTCGTGGTCGGAGACGCAACGTTTTTCCGAAATCCTTCGTAGAGAGACCGTCGGCGGCGTGCTGCTGCTGATTGCCGCAGGCGCCGCACTGGTATGGGCCAATTCGCCGTGGGCGCAGGCGTACCGCTCAGTGTCGGACTTCGCGTTCGGACCCCAGACCTTGCATCTGCGCTTGTCCCTGTCGCAGTGGGCAGCCGACGGACTGCTGGCGATCTTCTTCTTCGTCGTGGGACTCGAACTCAAGCGTGAATTCGTTGCCGGTGACCTGCGCGATCCGCGCCGGGCCGCCTTGCCAATCGCGGCGGCGGTCGGCGGGATGGTCGTACCCGCTGCGATCTTCATTGCGATCAACGTGGCCAGCGGGCATCCCGAGAACCTCGACGGATGGGCGGTGCCGATCGCGACCGACATCGCGTTCGCAGTTGCCGTGCTGGCTGTGTTGTCCACGCACCTGCCGACCGCGCTGCGAACCTTCCTGCTGACGCTCGCCGTTGTCGATGACCTTCTCGCCATCACCGTTATTGCGATCTTCTATACGGATCATCTGGCCCTCGGTCCGCTCGCGCTCGCGCTGATCCCGATAGGACTGTTCGGGCTCGCGGTGCAGCGCGGGATTCATCGTTGGTGGGCGTTGATGCCGCTGGCCGTGGTCGCCTGGGCCCTGGTGCATACCAGCGGCGTGCACGCGACGGTCGCTGGGGTGGTCCTCGGCTTCACCGTCCCTGTGCTAGGCAGCCTCGGCCACCCCACCGCCGAATTGTTCGAACACAAGCTGCGGCCGGTGTCGGCGGCCTTCGCCGTACCAGTCTTCGCATTCTTCGCCGCCGGTGTGACGGTGGGCGGCTGGTCCGGTCTCGGTGACGCGCTGCTGCATCCCGTCACCGATGGGGTGATCGCGGGGCTGGTCATCGGCAAACCTCTCGGCGTGTTCGTCACCGCGTTTTTGTTGGCCAAGTTCACCCACGCCAACCTCGACGACGACCTCGCGTGGCGCGACGTGCTCGGCGTGTCGCTACTGGCGGGCATCGGTTTCACCGTTTCGTTATTGATCGGTGAACTTGCGTTCGGATACGGCACGCCGACGGGCGATGACGTCAAGATCGGTGTGCTGGTCGGGTCCGTTATCGCAGGTGTATTGGCGTCGGTGGTGTTGTTGAGCCGAAACGCCGCCTACCGGCGAATCCATGAATTCGAGACTGCGGACGCGGACCACGATGGTGTGCCCGACATCTACCAAGCTCGACAGGACTGA
- the dxs gene encoding 1-deoxy-D-xylulose-5-phosphate synthase has protein sequence MLEQIRGPADLQHLSQSQLSDLAQEIREFLIHKVAATGGHLGPNLGVVELTLALHRVFDSPHDPIIFDTGHQSYVHKMLTGRSHDFDTLRKKGGLSGYPSRSESEHDWVESSHASSALSYADGLAKAFELSGHRNRHVVAVVGDGALTGGMCWEALNNIAAARRPVVIVVNDNGRSYAPTIGGFAEHLAGLRLQPGYEKVLDEGKRALRGVPLVGELCYQCLHSVKAGIKDALSPQVMFTDLGLKYVGPIDGHDQHAVESALRSARGFNAPVIVHVVTRKGMGYPPAENDEADQMHSCGVIDPETGLATSVPGPGWTSAFSDALIGYASRRRDVVAITAAMPGPTGLTSFRQRFPDRFFDVGIAEQHAMTSAAGLAMGGMHPVVAIYSTFLNRAFDQVMMDVALHKLPVTMVLDRSGVTGPDGASHNGMWDMSMLGIVPGMRVAAPRDGTRLREELGEALDINDGPTAIRFPKGDVGEDIPALERRGDVDVLAVPADGLSDDVLLVAIGPFASMALTVAELLRNQGIGVTVVDPRWVLPVPDAIGELARAHKLVVTVEDNGVAGGVGSAVSAALRHAEIDVPCRDVGLPQEFFAQASRGEVLADVGLTDRNIARQITGWVAALGAHTTEPAVSERLD, from the coding sequence ATGCTTGAACAGATCCGCGGTCCCGCCGATCTGCAGCACCTTTCGCAGTCGCAGCTGAGCGATCTGGCACAGGAAATCCGCGAGTTCCTGATCCACAAGGTCGCTGCCACCGGCGGGCACCTAGGCCCCAACCTCGGTGTGGTGGAGCTCACGCTTGCCCTGCATCGCGTGTTCGATTCGCCGCACGATCCGATCATCTTCGACACCGGACATCAGTCCTATGTGCACAAGATGCTCACGGGCCGCAGCCATGACTTCGACACGCTTCGCAAAAAGGGTGGTCTTTCGGGCTATCCGTCGCGCAGCGAGAGCGAGCACGACTGGGTGGAGTCCAGCCACGCGAGCTCGGCGCTGTCGTATGCCGATGGCCTTGCCAAGGCGTTCGAGCTGTCCGGGCATCGCAACCGGCACGTGGTCGCGGTCGTCGGCGACGGCGCCCTGACAGGCGGCATGTGCTGGGAGGCGCTGAACAACATCGCCGCGGCGCGCAGGCCGGTCGTGATCGTCGTCAACGACAACGGCCGCAGCTACGCCCCGACCATCGGCGGGTTCGCCGAGCACCTCGCCGGGCTGCGGCTGCAGCCGGGCTACGAGAAGGTGCTCGACGAGGGCAAGCGGGCCCTGCGAGGCGTGCCGCTGGTGGGCGAACTCTGCTACCAGTGCCTGCACAGCGTCAAGGCGGGCATCAAGGATGCGCTGTCGCCGCAGGTGATGTTCACCGACCTCGGGCTGAAGTACGTCGGCCCGATCGACGGGCACGACCAGCACGCGGTGGAAAGTGCGCTGCGCAGCGCCAGGGGCTTCAACGCGCCGGTGATCGTGCACGTCGTCACCCGCAAGGGCATGGGTTACCCGCCGGCCGAGAACGACGAGGCCGACCAGATGCACTCATGCGGTGTGATCGATCCCGAGACCGGCCTTGCGACGTCGGTGCCCGGGCCGGGCTGGACCTCGGCGTTCTCCGACGCGCTGATCGGCTATGCCTCGCGGCGACGCGATGTCGTGGCGATCACGGCGGCGATGCCGGGTCCGACGGGGCTGACCAGCTTCCGGCAGCGTTTCCCTGACCGGTTCTTCGACGTCGGCATCGCCGAACAGCACGCGATGACGTCGGCGGCCGGGCTGGCGATGGGCGGCATGCATCCGGTGGTGGCCATCTACTCGACGTTCCTGAACCGGGCGTTCGACCAGGTCATGATGGACGTCGCGCTGCACAAGCTGCCGGTGACCATGGTGCTCGACAGATCGGGCGTCACCGGCCCCGACGGCGCCAGCCACAACGGCATGTGGGACATGTCGATGCTGGGCATCGTGCCGGGGATGCGTGTCGCGGCGCCGCGCGACGGTACCCGGCTGCGCGAGGAACTCGGCGAGGCGCTGGACATCAACGACGGCCCGACCGCCATTCGGTTCCCCAAAGGTGATGTCGGCGAAGACATACCGGCGCTCGAACGCCGCGGCGATGTCGACGTGCTCGCCGTGCCCGCGGACGGTCTTTCAGACGACGTGTTGCTGGTGGCCATCGGCCCGTTTGCGTCGATGGCGCTGACGGTCGCCGAGCTGCTGCGCAACCAGGGCATCGGTGTGACCGTGGTCGACCCGCGCTGGGTGCTGCCGGTGCCGGACGCGATAGGTGAGCTGGCCCGCGCGCACAAGCTGGTGGTGACAGTCGAGGACAACGGCGTTGCAGGCGGCGTCGGCTCGGCCGTATCGGCGGCGCTGCGGCACGCCGAGATCGACGTGCCGTGCCGCGACGTCGGGTTACCGCAGGAGTTCTTCGCGCAGGCGTCGCGCGGTGAGGTGCTGGCCGATGTCGGCCTGACTGACCGCAACATCGCCCGCCAAATCACGGGCTGGGTGGCCGCGCTCGGCGCGCATACCACGGAGCCTGCCGTCAGCGAGCGCCTCGACTAG
- a CDS encoding alpha/beta fold hydrolase, with protein MDAELKRWKAAGEYFDYLGFNIFYRTEGHGPNLLLIHGYPFNSCDWAPLWDRLTERFTVIAPDMLGMGFSDKPFAYQYSVHDHADMHEALLAHLGVESAHILAHDIGDSVGQELLARHEFGQPAYGALRIDSITWLNGGLFNEAYTPRLMQKVLSRTPLGDLLSPLQGSPLSKRIIEPTINEMFGPDTKPSRRMLDLFHEILEYNDGKRVTHKVGRFVNDRYAHRNRWVRAMRETAVPMRLIDGPIDPNSGRHMAQRYLRVIPNPDVVMLDDNIGHWPQIEAPDAVLEHFLAHIDRIA; from the coding sequence ATGGACGCGGAGTTGAAGCGCTGGAAAGCCGCGGGCGAGTACTTCGACTACCTGGGCTTCAACATCTTCTACCGCACCGAGGGACACGGGCCGAATCTGCTGCTCATCCACGGTTATCCGTTCAACTCGTGTGACTGGGCGCCGCTGTGGGACAGGCTGACCGAGCGATTCACCGTTATCGCGCCCGACATGCTCGGCATGGGATTCTCCGACAAGCCGTTCGCCTACCAGTACTCGGTTCACGACCACGCCGACATGCACGAGGCGTTGCTGGCGCACCTCGGTGTCGAGTCGGCGCACATCCTGGCCCACGACATCGGGGACTCGGTCGGCCAAGAGCTGTTGGCGCGCCACGAGTTCGGCCAACCTGCCTACGGCGCACTGCGGATCGACTCGATCACCTGGCTCAACGGCGGCTTGTTCAATGAGGCATACACACCGCGGCTGATGCAGAAGGTGTTGTCGCGTACACCGCTGGGGGACTTGCTGAGTCCGCTTCAGGGCAGCCCGCTGTCAAAGCGAATCATCGAACCGACGATCAACGAGATGTTCGGGCCCGACACCAAGCCGTCGCGACGCATGCTCGACCTGTTTCACGAGATCCTCGAATACAACGACGGCAAGCGGGTGACCCACAAGGTCGGCCGGTTCGTCAACGACCGCTACGCCCACCGCAATCGATGGGTGCGCGCGATGCGCGAGACCGCCGTCCCGATGCGGTTGATCGACGGCCCGATCGATCCCAACTCGGGCAGGCACATGGCGCAGCGCTACCTGAGGGTCATTCCGAATCCCGACGTGGTGATGCTCGACGACAACATCGGGCACTGGCCGCAGATCGAGGCGCCCGACGCGGTGCTCGAACACTTCCTCGCTCACATCGACCGAATCGCCTAG
- a CDS encoding HRDC domain-containing protein, which yields MQDSPGDDPDAAAAAEPEAEATPLLAPRDGVPPLSISRTEIARAADVLASGHGPFAVDAERASGFRYSNRAYLVQIRRAGAGTVLIDPVNHGHDPIETLAPIAEVLATDEWVLHAADQDLPCLAEIGIRPPKLYDTELAGRLAGYDRVNLAAMVQRLLGLQLMKGHGAADWSKRPLPDEWLNYAALDVEVLLDLRDAIADVLAEQGKTDWAAQEFEFVRTYEATPTRRDRWRRTSGIHKVRNPRALAAVRELWQTRDHIARRRDIAPGRILPDAAIINAATVNPDSIEKLTELPVFGGNRQRRSAQVWLDALARARIVDPPDAQEPSNGPPPASRWSRRKPEAAVRLETARAVLTELSQRVSVPTENLLSPELVRRLCWDWKPVDDVAAAVDEFLRDAGARPWQRELTVPVLAEALSEREQK from the coding sequence ATGCAGGACTCCCCCGGGGATGACCCAGACGCCGCGGCCGCTGCTGAACCAGAAGCCGAGGCCACCCCACTGCTGGCGCCGCGTGACGGAGTGCCGCCACTATCGATCAGCCGAACCGAAATAGCAAGGGCCGCAGATGTTTTGGCTTCCGGACATGGACCGTTCGCGGTTGATGCCGAGCGGGCGTCGGGCTTCAGGTACTCCAACCGCGCGTACCTGGTGCAGATCCGCCGCGCCGGTGCAGGCACGGTGCTGATCGATCCGGTGAACCACGGCCACGACCCGATCGAGACGCTGGCGCCGATCGCCGAGGTGCTCGCCACCGACGAGTGGGTGTTGCACGCGGCCGATCAGGATCTGCCGTGTCTGGCCGAGATCGGCATCAGGCCACCAAAGCTGTATGACACCGAGTTGGCGGGCAGGCTGGCCGGCTATGACCGGGTGAATCTGGCGGCGATGGTGCAGCGATTGCTTGGCCTACAGCTGATGAAGGGACACGGCGCCGCCGATTGGTCGAAGCGTCCGCTTCCTGACGAATGGCTGAACTATGCGGCCCTGGACGTCGAGGTGCTGCTCGATTTGCGCGACGCGATTGCCGATGTGCTGGCTGAGCAGGGCAAAACCGATTGGGCCGCACAGGAATTCGAGTTCGTTCGGACGTACGAGGCGACGCCGACGCGACGAGATCGCTGGCGACGCACGTCGGGCATTCACAAGGTACGCAACCCGCGGGCGCTGGCCGCGGTGCGGGAGTTGTGGCAGACGCGCGACCACATCGCCCGTCGCCGCGATATCGCGCCGGGGCGGATCCTGCCCGACGCCGCAATCATCAACGCCGCCACCGTCAATCCGGACAGCATCGAGAAGCTGACGGAGCTTCCGGTGTTCGGCGGCAACCGGCAACGCCGCAGCGCGCAGGTGTGGCTGGATGCGCTGGCCCGCGCACGGATCGTGGATCCGCCGGACGCGCAGGAGCCGTCGAACGGCCCGCCGCCTGCGTCGCGCTGGTCTCGGCGTAAGCCAGAAGCGGCCGTCCGGCTGGAGACCGCGCGGGCGGTGTTGACCGAACTGTCGCAACGGGTTTCGGTGCCAACGGAGAACCTGCTCTCCCCCGAATTGGTGCGCCGGCTGTGCTGGGACTGGAAGCCGGTCGACGATGTCGCCGCGGCGGTCGACGAGTTTTTGCGCGACGCCGGCGCGCGGCCGTGGCAGCGCGAGCTGACCGTGCCGGTATTGGCCGAGGCACTTTCCGAGCGCGAGCAGAAATAG
- a CDS encoding DUF3000 domain-containing protein: MTTAEPDQFREAVAAMNATTVRPEIELGPIRPPQRLAPYSYALGAEVRHPETAIVPERSEGDAFGRLILLHDPEGAEAWDGTMRLVAYIQADLDPSEAVDQLLPDVAWSWLVEALQSRAEHVTALGGTVTATTSVRYGDISGPPRAHQLELRASWTATTLELGPHVQAFCEVLEHAAGLPPAGVTDLSSRTRA, from the coding sequence ATGACCACCGCCGAACCGGATCAGTTCCGTGAAGCGGTGGCGGCGATGAATGCCACCACCGTACGGCCGGAAATCGAGCTCGGCCCGATCCGCCCGCCGCAGCGGCTGGCGCCGTACAGCTACGCGCTGGGCGCCGAGGTCCGGCACCCCGAGACCGCCATCGTCCCCGAGCGCTCGGAGGGCGATGCGTTCGGCAGGCTGATCCTGCTGCACGACCCTGAGGGCGCCGAGGCGTGGGACGGCACCATGCGGCTGGTCGCCTACATCCAGGCCGACCTCGACCCGAGCGAAGCCGTCGACCAGTTGCTGCCCGACGTCGCGTGGAGCTGGCTTGTCGAGGCGCTGCAGTCGCGCGCCGAACATGTCACGGCGTTGGGCGGCACGGTCACCGCCACCACGTCGGTGCGCTACGGCGACATCTCCGGGCCTCCGCGCGCGCATCAGCTGGAGCTGCGGGCCTCCTGGACGGCGACGACGCTGGAACTCGGGCCGCATGTGCAGGCGTTCTGCGAGGTGCTCGAGCACGCGGCGGGCCTGCCTCCAGCGGGGGTCACCGACCTGAGCTCCCGCACGCGCGCCTGA
- the hemE gene encoding uroporphyrinogen decarboxylase has product MSTRRELPESPYLAAATGRKPSRVPVWFMRQAGRSLPEYRELRAKNTMMQACFDAELITEITLQPIRRHGVDAAILFSDIVVPLQASGIDLDIVPDVGPVIERPVRSIADVKSIKPLEPQQVAPVAQAVSQLVAELNDVALIGFAGAPFTLASYLVEGGPSRHHERTKAMMLGEPETWHALMTALTDVTIAFLQVQVAAGVDAIQVFDSWAGTLSLADYRSYVLPHSRRVFATLAEAGVPMTHFGVGTAELLGAMSEAGATVVGVDWRTSLTDAAARVRPGTALQGNLDPVVLLAGFDVAQRAVRAVVEDGRRAVDAGAAGHIFNLGHGVLPSTDPSVITDVVALVHSL; this is encoded by the coding sequence ATGAGTACCCGCCGCGAACTGCCCGAGTCGCCCTACCTGGCCGCAGCCACCGGCCGCAAACCCAGCCGCGTGCCGGTGTGGTTCATGCGGCAGGCCGGACGGTCGCTGCCCGAGTACCGGGAGCTGCGGGCCAAGAACACGATGATGCAGGCGTGCTTCGACGCCGAGCTGATCACCGAGATCACGCTGCAGCCCATCCGCAGGCACGGGGTCGACGCCGCAATCCTGTTCTCCGACATCGTCGTGCCGCTACAGGCGTCGGGCATTGACCTCGACATCGTGCCCGACGTCGGACCGGTGATCGAGCGTCCCGTGCGCAGCATCGCGGACGTGAAATCTATCAAACCCCTTGAGCCGCAACAGGTTGCGCCTGTTGCGCAGGCCGTGTCGCAGCTGGTGGCCGAACTGAACGACGTTGCCCTGATCGGATTCGCCGGCGCCCCCTTCACGCTGGCCTCCTACCTCGTCGAGGGCGGGCCCAGCAGGCATCACGAACGCACCAAGGCGATGATGCTCGGCGAACCCGAAACCTGGCATGCGCTGATGACCGCGCTGACCGACGTGACGATCGCATTCCTGCAGGTCCAAGTGGCGGCAGGGGTGGACGCGATTCAGGTGTTCGACTCGTGGGCAGGCACGCTGTCGCTGGCCGATTACCGCAGCTATGTACTGCCGCACAGCCGCAGGGTGTTCGCCACGCTCGCCGAGGCTGGCGTGCCGATGACGCATTTCGGGGTGGGCACCGCCGAGCTGCTCGGCGCGATGTCGGAGGCCGGCGCGACCGTGGTCGGCGTGGACTGGCGCACGTCGCTGACCGATGCCGCCGCTAGGGTGCGGCCAGGAACTGCCTTGCAGGGAAATCTTGACCCGGTGGTGTTGTTGGCCGGCTTCGACGTGGCGCAGCGTGCGGTGCGTGCCGTTGTCGAGGACGGCAGGCGCGCGGTCGACGCCGGCGCAGCGGGCCACATCTTCAACCTCGGCCATGGCGTGCTGCCGAGCACCGATCCGTCCGTCATCACCGACGTCGTGGCGCTGGTGCACTCCCTGTGA
- a CDS encoding protoporphyrinogen oxidase, translating to MTASYAVVGGGISGLVAAYRLRVAAGPDATITVFDPADRLGGVLRTERVGGQPLDVGAEAFIARRPEVPALLAELGLARRQIGTTGARPLIYSQRRLHEMPIGTLQGIPADPDTLTGLVDDAAITWMRDEPTRPFSWRPGADPSVAALVGDRFGDQVVVRSVDPLLAGVYAGSAATIGVRSAVPTLAAVLDRGARSLTEAVRETLPPPLTGSVFGAIDGGYTVLVDELVRRAAIGWAQVAVDRVDAAPPGWDLVDDEGQRWHADAAVLAVPAPRLGRLIDTVAPRTAAAARRIGVASSALVALALPGGIPLPDQSGVLVAHGERLRAKAITLSSRKWGQRGNVELVRLSYGRFGDDLARSAGDEDLLEWASQDLATVFGVNVEPVDCHVHRWIDAMPQYGPGHLELVADLRAGLPPTLAVAGGYLDGIGVPACVAAATRAAASLVTSRVAR from the coding sequence GTGACTGCGTCGTATGCCGTTGTCGGGGGCGGCATTTCGGGTCTGGTGGCGGCGTATCGGCTGCGGGTCGCAGCGGGACCGGACGCGACCATCACCGTGTTCGATCCTGCGGACCGGCTGGGTGGGGTGCTGCGCACGGAACGGGTCGGCGGCCAGCCGCTGGACGTCGGGGCCGAAGCGTTCATTGCGCGACGGCCCGAGGTGCCCGCGCTGCTGGCCGAGCTGGGCTTGGCACGCCGACAGATCGGCACCACCGGCGCCCGGCCGTTGATCTACAGCCAGCGCCGGCTGCACGAGATGCCGATCGGCACCCTGCAGGGCATACCCGCGGATCCAGACACGCTCACGGGCCTCGTCGACGATGCCGCGATCACGTGGATGCGTGACGAGCCCACCCGTCCGTTTTCCTGGCGTCCCGGCGCCGATCCGTCGGTGGCCGCACTCGTGGGTGACCGGTTCGGTGACCAGGTCGTGGTCCGCTCGGTTGATCCGTTGCTGGCGGGCGTGTATGCCGGATCTGCGGCCACCATCGGTGTGCGATCAGCCGTCCCGACCTTGGCCGCCGTGTTGGACCGCGGCGCGCGCAGCCTCACCGAGGCGGTCCGTGAGACGCTCCCGCCGCCGCTGACCGGGTCGGTGTTCGGCGCCATCGACGGCGGCTACACGGTGCTCGTCGACGAGCTGGTACGCCGGGCGGCCATCGGTTGGGCGCAAGTCGCCGTCGATCGAGTCGATGCGGCGCCGCCGGGCTGGGATCTGGTCGACGACGAGGGGCAGCGCTGGCACGCCGACGCCGCGGTGCTGGCCGTGCCTGCGCCGAGGCTGGGAAGGCTGATCGACACCGTTGCCCCGCGGACCGCCGCGGCAGCCCGACGCATTGGCGTCGCATCCTCGGCGTTGGTGGCGCTGGCGCTGCCGGGTGGCATCCCGCTGCCCGATCAGTCGGGAGTACTGGTGGCGCACGGAGAACGGTTGCGCGCCAAGGCCATTACGTTGTCGAGCCGCAAGTGGGGTCAGCGCGGAAACGTCGAGTTGGTGCGCCTGTCGTATGGCCGGTTCGGCGACGATCTGGCCCGCAGCGCAGGCGACGAGGACCTGCTGGAGTGGGCGTCGCAAGATTTGGCGACGGTGTTCGGTGTCAACGTCGAGCCGGTCGACTGCCATGTGCACCGGTGGATCGACGCGATGCCGCAATACGGGCCGGGCCACCTCGAGCTGGTCGCCGATCTGCGGGCCGGCTTGCCGCCGACGCTTGCCGTCGCGGGCGGATACCTGGACGGCATCGGAGTGCCCGCTTGTGTAGCCGCGGCGACGAGGGCGGCCGCGTCGCTGGTCACCTCGCGCGTGGCACGATAG
- the hemQ gene encoding hydrogen peroxide-dependent heme synthase, producing MAKLDFDELNATVRYLMFSVFAADPGALGDDRAGAVDEMATFLKEQEERGVVVRGLYDVAGMRADADFMIWTHAETVEALQATYSDFRRTTALGRASDPVWSSVALHRPAEFNKSHIPAFLAGEEPGNYVCVYPFVRSYEWYLLPDDERRRMLAEHGMAARGYKDVRANTVPAFALGDYEWILAFEAPELHRIVDLMRDLRATDARRHTREETPFFTGPRVGVEELINKLP from the coding sequence ATGGCCAAGCTGGATTTCGACGAGCTCAACGCGACCGTCCGCTACCTGATGTTTTCGGTGTTCGCGGCCGACCCTGGCGCGCTGGGTGACGACCGTGCCGGCGCCGTCGACGAGATGGCGACTTTCCTCAAGGAGCAGGAAGAGCGAGGCGTGGTGGTCCGCGGCCTCTATGACGTCGCGGGCATGCGGGCCGATGCCGACTTCATGATCTGGACCCACGCGGAGACGGTGGAGGCGCTGCAGGCGACCTATTCGGATTTCCGCCGCACGACCGCCCTCGGCCGTGCGAGTGATCCCGTGTGGAGCAGCGTCGCGCTCCATCGCCCCGCCGAGTTCAACAAGAGTCACATCCCGGCGTTCCTGGCGGGGGAGGAGCCAGGTAACTACGTCTGCGTGTATCCGTTCGTCCGGTCCTACGAGTGGTACCTGCTGCCCGACGACGAGCGCCGCCGTATGCTGGCCGAGCATGGCATGGCCGCCCGCGGCTACAAGGACGTGCGCGCCAACACGGTGCCCGCGTTCGCGCTGGGTGACTACGAGTGGATCCTGGCGTTCGAGGCGCCCGAGTTGCATCGCATCGTCGACTTGATGCGCGACTTGCGGGCCACCGACGCGCGTAGGCACACCCGCGAGGAGACGCCGTTCTTCACCGGTCCGCGCGTTGGAGTGGAAGAGTTGATCAACAAACTCCCGTAA